The Dethiosulfovibrio salsuginis nucleotide sequence CTCGACGTTGGAGACAACGGCGAAATCAATCACCCGGAAAACAGAGCCTTTATCGACCTGCTGGAGACTCTAGCCCCTCTGGCCGGGGAAATCCTTCGGTCGATCCGGCGAGGTGAGCGGATAGCTTCGTAAGAAGGGAGGTAAGCCATGAGCAGAAGCAAAAGGCCAGTCCCACCGGTCAACAAGGCATATCGAAGATATTCCAACACTCCAGTGATCCACGTGCAGGGGAGAGTAGTTGCCCTAGCGAAAGGTGACACCGCTAAGGCGGTTCTGGCGGTAGCCAAGGGCATGAGCGAAGAGGCCACAGTATATGACCTTTTCAACAAGACTAAAGAGATAGGAATCCATTCAGACGAGCTTTGGGAATGGGGACTATAGGAAAACGAAAAGGAGGATTTCTGATGAAGCTGGATTACGAAGAGTTGGAGAAGGAGCTTGTGGGGTATCTGACGGAGGTCTTGCGTCATGATGGAATTGGTGTCGATACTTCAATCTTCGCTTCGGCAGTGGAACTCTTCAAATGTCTAATGGCGGAAGAGCCATTTCTTCCGCCACGATAGACCTTCTTGTTTGCCTGGTGATGCTTGAACTAATTTAAGCATGCTTTGAGAAACGCCATTCCTAATGGTGTTAGCGAGATGGGATCTAGGCTCCCAGACTTGCCTATAGGAGACGAACCAATTTGGATGACTTTCTCGAAGGAGCTGGGCCAGATACAGCCAAGACGGAAAAGGTTGTGCATGGAAAGCCAGTATTCATTGTCTGGGATCTCGGGTGACTCTTTAGTGATCTCTGTTTTAGAAAAAGATGTCACTTCTTCTCCCTCAGAAGAGAGGAAGAAAGAGTTAATTTTATCTAAAATGAGGGCATCTAATGGAGCTAGTTCTTTAAGGATGCCAATAAAACAAACTCTTACATTCTCAGACTCGAAATTAGGATCAAGGGCGTTAGCTAGGAGTCTTGACCATAAACGTTGTAAGTCCGGTTGATCCTCTATAGAGGCTGCTGGGTAGAATGAAAACTGAATTTTGTCGTTTAATAGCCTGTATTCGTCACTGCGTATGCCTCTAGCGTCAAGGAATTCTTTAGCCGCTAAGGCGATAGTTAGTATATGAATGTTCTTCCTGATTGCAATGTTAGGGAACCATATTTCTGCATCAGGGATGTATTTGTTCAGCATCTCTACCATTAAACCTTGGAGTGTCTCAATCTTGCTAATTGGGGTCATATCAGATCGCATTCAATATCACTTCTTTCTTAGGAGGTTTTTTATGTTGAAACTTGAAAGAATATTAACAGCTTTGGGCGCTTTTTCAATCTCAGTTGCTATGTTACCTATTTTGGTCCCTATTGGGATACTGAAGCTTCTTGCATGCGCTGCGAGTGGGCTTTACTCCGTTTTTACTGTTTTTATTGTCCAAGCTCTTGTTAGTGACCTTTTGGCGAGATCTTTGTCTATGTTGTCCTTAACAAAGACGGAGAAGGTTATATACACGTGGTTTTACTATACGGTAGGGCTTGGCAAGGAGATGGTCGCTTATAGAAAAAATATCGAGGAGCAAATAGCAAGGCAGAAGGGCAAGGGGTGCTGATATGAAGGATATCAAGGTGCTTTTCCCGATCTTTCTCAAAGACGAGGGGGATGGATCAGAGATTATCCCCCTCCCATGTGCTGGTATGGGATTGACCGGCATAAGGCTGGATCTCAAAGAGCAGCCGGATGGGCGGATCGAGCTCTACGATCCATCACATGAGAGCTGGGTTGGGGAAAGGAATAAGTAAGGGACAGCGTGTAGCGGCTACTCCTTTTCCGCCTTGCCTACCATGTCGGCCAGGTCGTCGAGAGTTTGTCTCGCCCTGCGGAGTTTTTCCTTTTCGGAGACAGCCTCTCCAGTGTACCGCCAATGGAGATAAATACAAGCAGAGATATGAAGGAGGTTTTTTTATGTCATTGGAACAGGCTATCGCCGATCGCATAGTGGAAGAAGCGGTCCCCAGGATCACTGCGGAGATAGAGCGGAAGATGCAAGAGCAATTGAACCTGAGGAGGGAGCCATTTCTAGATCGTTTGATCGATGCAAAGGAAGCGGCCATGTTGTGCGGAATAAAGCGGGGGACTTGGTATGACCTGGTCAAAGATGGATTTGCCCCTAAAGCCATATCTCTGTCTGAGACGTTGAAACGCTGGAGCCTCTCGGAGGTGATGGGCTACATCAAGCAACGCCAGGACTTGAGGGAAAGGGCGGTGTGTTGAGATGCCTTTTTTGATCTTAGTAGGTTTAGGTTTCCCTCTTTTTATCGTCGGAATGGCTTGTATGTATGTCTCTGGCTCTTGTGCTGAGGCAGAAAGGAGAGGTCGCAATGAGCGTCAATAGTGCTATGGACAGAATGTCGCTGGAGTTGGAACTATCCACCTTGAGGGAGGCATACTCCCATGCGACGTCAATCATCGAGGTGTTGACCGAAGAGAGGGACAGCCTGGCCCTGCTAATACCCCGGAAGGAACTTAGGGT carries:
- a CDS encoding helix-turn-helix transcriptional regulator, producing the protein MSLEQAIADRIVEEAVPRITAEIERKMQEQLNLRREPFLDRLIDAKEAAMLCGIKRGTWYDLVKDGFAPKAISLSETLKRWSLSEVMGYIKQRQDLRERAVC
- a CDS encoding Abi-alpha family protein, with protein sequence MTPISKIETLQGLMVEMLNKYIPDAEIWFPNIAIRKNIHILTIALAAKEFLDARGIRSDEYRLLNDKIQFSFYPAASIEDQPDLQRLWSRLLANALDPNFESENVRVCFIGILKELAPLDALILDKINSFFLSSEGEEVTSFSKTEITKESPEIPDNEYWLSMHNLFRLGCIWPSSFEKVIQIGSSPIGKSGSLDPISLTPLGMAFLKACLN